In one Sphingomonas sp. AP4-R1 genomic region, the following are encoded:
- a CDS encoding carbon-nitrogen hydrolase family protein: MRAAIFQTTTGIDPARNAAALVAAVAEAKAGGADMLFTPEMSGLIDRDRARGAASIRDEADDPALAAVREAAAEAGIWVHLGSLALAGGEGGRFVNRGFVIDDTGAIRARYDKIHLFDVDLPTGESWRESAAYAPGTRAVAVDTPWGRLGLSICYDMRFPDLYRALSDAGATILAVPAAFTVPTGKAHWHVLLRARAIEAGAFVVAAAQTGRHEDGRETYGHSLAIDPWGEVALDMGEPAALGFVDLDLGRVADVRGRVPALAHRRAIGPVEVAA; this comes from the coding sequence ATGCGCGCGGCGATCTTCCAGACGACGACCGGCATCGATCCGGCGCGGAATGCGGCCGCCCTGGTGGCGGCCGTGGCCGAGGCGAAGGCCGGCGGCGCGGACATGCTGTTCACGCCCGAGATGAGCGGGCTGATCGATCGCGACCGCGCGCGGGGCGCCGCCTCGATCCGCGACGAAGCGGACGATCCCGCGCTGGCGGCGGTGCGCGAGGCGGCGGCCGAGGCCGGGATCTGGGTGCATCTGGGATCGCTGGCGCTGGCGGGCGGCGAGGGCGGCCGCTTCGTCAATCGCGGCTTCGTGATCGACGATACGGGCGCGATCCGCGCGCGCTACGACAAGATCCATCTGTTCGACGTCGATCTGCCGACCGGCGAGAGCTGGCGCGAATCGGCGGCCTATGCGCCGGGCACGCGCGCGGTGGCGGTCGATACGCCGTGGGGGCGGTTGGGCCTTTCGATCTGCTATGACATGCGCTTCCCCGATCTCTATCGCGCGCTGAGCGATGCGGGCGCGACGATCCTCGCGGTGCCCGCCGCCTTCACCGTGCCGACGGGCAAGGCGCACTGGCATGTGCTGCTGCGCGCGCGCGCGATCGAGGCGGGCGCGTTCGTGGTCGCCGCCGCGCAGACCGGGCGGCACGAGGACGGGCGCGAGACCTATGGCCATTCGCTCGCGATCGATCCGTGGGGCGAGGTGGCGCTCGACATGGGCGAGCCGGCGGCATTGGGCTTCGTCGATCTGGATCTGGGCCGCGTGGCCGATGTGCGCGGCCGCGTGCCCGCGCTCGCGCATCGGCGGGCGATCGGGCCGGTCGAGGTGGCGGCATGA
- a CDS encoding tyrosine recombinase produces the protein MTEAADRQLIDRFLEMLAAEAGAARNTLMAYRTDLEGASAHLEGRLGSADAAALQGLAEEWMPLARSTVARKSSALRRFFGFLAEEGLRADDPSEALPRPGAARSLPKVLGHEDVDRLFAAIDARLAAMPTPNALRLSALFELLYGSGLRATELVSLPRNVMRGDQPFLILKGKGGRERLVPLSDRARAAVAAYVATLPPGGLWLFPSGKTHLSRVRLYQLVRELAGEAGIAPDRISPHVLRHAFATHLLEGGADLRALQTMLGHADIATTQIYTHVDSRRLVELVNARHPLADRGRVDS, from the coding sequence ATGACCGAGGCTGCTGACAGGCAGCTGATCGATCGCTTTCTGGAGATGCTCGCGGCCGAGGCTGGGGCCGCGCGCAATACGCTGATGGCCTATCGTACCGATCTGGAGGGGGCTTCGGCGCATCTGGAAGGGCGATTGGGCAGCGCCGATGCCGCGGCTCTGCAGGGGCTGGCGGAGGAGTGGATGCCGCTGGCCCGCTCGACCGTGGCGCGGAAGTCCTCGGCCCTGCGGCGCTTCTTCGGCTTTCTGGCGGAAGAAGGCCTGCGGGCGGACGATCCCTCGGAGGCTCTGCCCCGGCCGGGTGCGGCGCGGTCCCTGCCCAAGGTGCTGGGGCATGAGGATGTCGATCGGCTGTTCGCGGCGATCGACGCGCGGCTGGCGGCGATGCCGACGCCCAATGCGCTGCGTCTCTCCGCTTTGTTCGAGCTGCTTTATGGGTCCGGGCTGCGCGCGACCGAACTGGTGTCGCTGCCGCGCAACGTGATGCGGGGGGACCAGCCCTTCCTGATCCTGAAGGGCAAGGGCGGGCGTGAGCGGCTGGTGCCGCTCTCCGATCGTGCGCGCGCGGCGGTAGCGGCTTACGTGGCGACGCTGCCGCCGGGCGGGCTGTGGCTGTTCCCCTCGGGCAAGACCCATCTCAGCCGGGTGCGGCTGTATCAGCTGGTGCGCGAGCTGGCGGGCGAGGCGGGGATAGCGCCCGACCGGATCAGCCCGCACGTGCTGCGCCACGCCTTCGCGACGCATTTGCTGGAGGGGGGCGCGGATCTGCGCGCGCTGCAGACGATGCTGGGCCATGCCGATATCGCGACCACGCAGATCTATACGCATGTGGATAGCCGGCGACTGGTGGAGCTGGTCAATGCGCGCCATCCGCTGGCGGATCGGGGGCGGGTGGATTCCTAG
- a CDS encoding DUF423 domain-containing protein has product MSLPLIGRLAALSGAVAVAAGAYGAHGATGVAAEWLKTGAVYEMVHAVAVLALALAGMAGIGAWAMLGGSAIFAGTLYAMALGAPHILGAVTPLGGLGIIAGWLFVALRR; this is encoded by the coding sequence ATGAGCCTGCCCCTGATCGGTCGGCTGGCGGCGCTCTCCGGTGCGGTGGCGGTGGCGGCCGGCGCCTATGGCGCGCACGGAGCGACGGGCGTGGCGGCCGAATGGCTGAAGACGGGTGCCGTCTATGAGATGGTGCATGCCGTCGCCGTGCTGGCGCTCGCGCTGGCGGGCATGGCCGGGATCGGCGCGTGGGCGATGCTGGGCGGCAGCGCGATCTTCGCGGGCACGCTCTATGCGATGGCGCTGGGCGCGCCGCACATCTTGGGCGCCGTCACCCCGCTGGGTGGCCTGGGCATTATCGCGGGCTGGCTGTTCGTCGCCTTGCGACGCTGA
- a CDS encoding fumarylacetoacetate hydrolase family protein has translation MQELVFSTGEMPAGDWRRGLYLGRIETAAGPSPVLVRDGILHDMSRVAPTTADLIRIRGWEQQGGQALGPLEDVVTGAAGAPTLLSPVDLQCVKAAGVTFAVSAIERVIEERARGDYNAAAALRGRLEARIGGSIRSVVPGSDEAAALKATLIEEGMWSQYLEVAIGPDAEVFTKAPILSTMGWGAEIGIRSDSSWNNPEPEIVIIADRDGVPVGATLGNDVNLRDFEGRSALLLGKAKDNNASCSLGPFIRLFDDGFTMDDVRAAQVDLVIEGTDGYRLTGASSMAEISRDPEILVAQTMSEHHYPDGFALFLGTLFAPIEDRDEPGRGFTHKMGDVVSIATPSLGRLVNRVTSSKAAPPWSFGVGDLMQNLAGRQLLAPGDAA, from the coding sequence ATGCAGGAATTGGTGTTCTCGACAGGCGAGATGCCGGCAGGCGATTGGCGCCGGGGTCTCTATCTGGGGCGGATCGAGACGGCGGCGGGGCCCAGCCCCGTGCTGGTGCGCGACGGCATCCTTCATGACATGTCCCGCGTCGCGCCGACGACGGCGGACCTGATCCGCATTCGGGGCTGGGAACAGCAGGGCGGACAGGCCCTCGGACCTCTTGAGGACGTGGTGACGGGGGCCGCCGGTGCGCCGACCCTGCTCAGTCCCGTGGACCTGCAATGCGTGAAGGCGGCGGGCGTGACCTTCGCCGTCTCCGCGATCGAGCGCGTGATCGAGGAGCGCGCGCGCGGCGACTACAATGCCGCCGCCGCGCTGCGGGGACGGCTGGAGGCGCGTATCGGTGGTTCGATCCGCTCGGTCGTGCCGGGATCGGACGAGGCGGCCGCGCTGAAGGCGACCCTGATCGAAGAGGGCATGTGGTCGCAATATCTGGAGGTCGCGATCGGTCCGGATGCGGAGGTGTTCACCAAGGCGCCGATCCTCTCGACGATGGGCTGGGGTGCCGAGATCGGCATCCGCTCCGATTCCTCCTGGAACAATCCCGAGCCCGAGATCGTGATCATCGCCGATCGCGATGGGGTGCCGGTGGGTGCGACCCTCGGCAACGACGTCAATCTGCGCGATTTCGAGGGGCGATCCGCGCTGCTGCTGGGCAAGGCGAAGGACAATAACGCCTCCTGCTCGCTCGGGCCGTTCATCCGCCTGTTCGACGATGGCTTCACGATGGACGATGTGCGCGCGGCGCAGGTGGATCTCGTGATCGAGGGCACGGACGGCTATCGCCTGACCGGCGCCAGCAGCATGGCCGAGATCAGCCGCGATCCCGAAATCCTCGTCGCCCAGACGATGAGCGAGCATCACTATCCGGACGGCTTCGCTCTGTTCCTCGGGACCCTGTTCGCGCCGATCGAGGATCGCGACGAGCCGGGGCGCGGCTTCACCCACAAGATGGGCGATGTGGTGAGCATCGCGACGCCCTCGCTCGGCCGGCTCGTCAACCGTGTGACCAGTTCCAAGGCGGCGCCGCCGTGGAGCTTCGGCGTGGGGGATCTGATGCAGAATCTGGCCGGGCGGCAGCTTCTGGCGCCGGGGGACGCGGCATGA
- a CDS encoding Flp family type IVb pilin, producing the protein MVRLGRKLWRDARGATAIEYGLIVSLIVIAIVAGISSVGGATGNLWGNMSNKVAAVTPNS; encoded by the coding sequence ATGGTCAGGCTGGGACGGAAGCTGTGGCGCGATGCGCGCGGGGCGACCGCGATCGAATATGGATTGATCGTCTCGCTGATCGTGATCGCGATCGTGGCCGGCATCTCCAGCGTGGGCGGGGCGACCGGAAATCTGTGGGGCAACATGTCCAACAAGGTCGCCGCCGTCACGCCCAATTCCTGA
- a CDS encoding Flp family type IVb pilin, with translation MMKIRNFLKNSKGATAIEYGLIAALIAVAAIGAMSTLGTKLKNTFSNVSNNMNAQ, from the coding sequence ATGATGAAGATCCGTAACTTCCTGAAGAACAGCAAGGGCGCGACCGCCATTGAATACGGCCTGATCGCGGCCCTGATCGCCGTCGCCGCCATCGGCGCGATGTCCACGCTCGGCACGAAGCTGAAGAACACCTTCAGCAACGTCTCGAACAACATGAACGCTCAGTAA
- a CDS encoding shikimate kinase, translating into MSAVPAARRHAADRSVVLVGLMGVGKSTIGKRLSGRLGLPFVDSDHEIESAAGLSISEIFARYGEAEFRAGERRVIARLIEGRPKVIATGGGAFMNEVTRGLILDRATAVWLDADIDVLADRVRRRPGSRPLLNGRDPREALADLAAIRNPIYAQAHIHIKSQPLPHSAAVEAIVKALA; encoded by the coding sequence ATGTCCGCAGTCCCTGCAGCCCGCCGCCATGCGGCAGACCGTTCGGTCGTCCTCGTCGGATTGATGGGCGTCGGCAAATCCACGATCGGCAAGAGGCTGAGCGGCCGGCTCGGCCTGCCCTTCGTCGATTCCGATCACGAGATCGAAAGCGCCGCCGGCCTGTCGATCAGCGAGATTTTCGCGCGCTATGGCGAAGCCGAGTTCCGCGCGGGCGAGCGGCGCGTGATCGCGCGCCTGATCGAGGGGCGGCCCAAGGTGATCGCCACGGGCGGCGGCGCGTTCATGAACGAGGTCACGCGCGGGCTGATCCTGGATCGCGCCACCGCCGTGTGGCTGGATGCCGATATCGATGTGCTGGCCGATCGCGTCCGCCGCCGTCCCGGCTCCCGCCCCCTGCTCAACGGCCGCGATCCGCGCGAGGCGCTGGCCGATCTCGCCGCGATCCGCAATCCGATCTACGCGCAGGCGCACATCCATATCAAAAGCCAGCCCCTGCCCCATTCGGCGGCGGTCGAGGCGATCGTAAAAGCATTGGCGTGA
- a CDS encoding (deoxy)nucleoside triphosphate pyrophosphohydrolase, protein MIPSKESFSADRLLVVAAAMVDADGRVLVQRRPEGKPMAGLWEFPGGKVEPGETPESALVRELAEELGIETWDSCLAPAAFASEPLGGRHLILLLYVCRKWRGIPQPLHCPELRWVRPIDLHGLEMPPADRPLIGLLEALL, encoded by the coding sequence ATGATCCCGAGTAAAGAAAGCTTTTCGGCCGATCGGCTGCTGGTGGTGGCCGCCGCGATGGTGGATGCGGACGGCCGCGTGCTGGTGCAGCGTCGGCCCGAGGGCAAGCCGATGGCGGGCCTGTGGGAATTTCCCGGCGGCAAGGTGGAGCCGGGCGAGACGCCCGAATCGGCTTTGGTGCGCGAACTGGCCGAGGAACTGGGAATCGAGACGTGGGACAGCTGCCTCGCGCCCGCCGCCTTCGCCAGCGAGCCGCTGGGCGGCCGCCACCTGATCCTGCTGCTCTACGTGTGTCGCAAATGGCGCGGCATCCCGCAGCCGCTCCACTGCCCGGAACTGCGCTGGGTGCGGCCGATCGACCTGCACGGGCTGGAGATGCCACCGGCGGATCGGCCGCTGATCGGGCTGCTGGAAGCGCTTTTGTGA
- the grxC gene encoding glutaredoxin 3: MAKVEIYTKMFCGYCSRAKQLLTAKGVDFEEYDITMGGPKRGEMLDRAPGSTTVPQIFIDDAHVGGSDDLAALERAGKLDPLLGL; this comes from the coding sequence ATGGCCAAGGTCGAAATCTACACGAAAATGTTCTGCGGCTATTGTTCGCGGGCCAAGCAGTTGCTGACGGCCAAGGGCGTCGACTTCGAGGAATATGACATCACGATGGGCGGCCCCAAGCGCGGCGAGATGCTGGATCGCGCACCGGGCAGCACCACCGTGCCGCAGATCTTCATCGACGACGCGCATGTCGGCGGATCGGACGATCTCGCCGCGCTGGAGCGGGCGGGCAAGCTCGATCCCCTGCTCGGGCTCTGA
- the aroB gene encoding 3-dehydroquinate synthase yields the protein MKEITVGLGDRSYPILIESGLLAQASTHIGRFARGGRLVIVADETVAAAQLPALAAGLDGIALETIILPAGEGTKSWAMLERLTDRLIDLGVERSDRIVAFGGGVIGDLVGFAASILKRGCGFVQIPTSLLAQVDSSVGGKTAINSAAGKNLVGAFHQPDMVLIDPAVLATLPPRELRAGYAEVVKYGLIDDAAFFDWCETHGDDVLAGDPAALTEAIAYSVASKARIVAEDERETSGRRALLNLGHTFGHALEAETGFSDVLLHGEAVACGTALAFRFSAAQGLCSEEDAARVGFHLARSGLPSTLSEAHVDTDGATLVAHMAHDKKMEGGKLPFLLARGIGQTFLAKDVDLAEVARFLDGER from the coding sequence ATGAAGGAAATCACGGTCGGACTGGGCGACCGCAGCTATCCGATCCTCATCGAATCGGGCCTGCTGGCTCAGGCCTCCACCCATATCGGCCGCTTTGCGCGCGGCGGGCGCCTCGTCATCGTCGCGGACGAGACTGTCGCCGCCGCCCAATTGCCCGCGCTCGCCGCCGGGCTGGATGGCATCGCGCTCGAGACGATCATCCTGCCGGCCGGTGAAGGCACCAAGAGCTGGGCGATGCTGGAGCGGCTCACCGATCGGCTGATCGATCTGGGCGTGGAGCGCAGCGACCGGATCGTCGCCTTCGGCGGCGGCGTGATCGGCGATCTCGTCGGCTTCGCGGCCAGCATCCTGAAGCGCGGCTGCGGCTTCGTGCAGATCCCCACCAGCCTGCTCGCGCAGGTGGACAGCTCGGTCGGCGGCAAGACCGCGATCAACAGCGCGGCCGGCAAGAATCTGGTCGGGGCCTTCCACCAGCCGGACATGGTGCTGATCGATCCCGCCGTCCTCGCCACCCTCCCCCCGCGCGAGCTGCGCGCCGGCTATGCCGAGGTCGTCAAATACGGCCTGATCGACGATGCCGCCTTCTTCGACTGGTGCGAGACGCACGGCGACGACGTGCTGGCGGGCGACCCCGCCGCGCTGACCGAGGCGATCGCTTATTCGGTCGCCTCCAAGGCGCGCATCGTCGCCGAGGACGAGCGCGAGACGAGCGGCCGCCGCGCCCTCCTCAATCTCGGCCATACGTTCGGCCACGCGCTCGAGGCCGAGACGGGTTTCTCGGACGTGCTGCTGCACGGTGAGGCGGTCGCCTGCGGCACGGCGCTCGCCTTTCGCTTCTCGGCCGCGCAAGGGCTGTGCAGCGAGGAGGATGCCGCCCGCGTCGGCTTCCATCTCGCCCGCTCCGGCCTGCCCTCCACGCTGTCGGAGGCGCATGTCGATACGGACGGCGCGACGCTCGTCGCCCACATGGCGCACGACAAGAAGATGGAAGGCGGCAAGCTCCCCTTCCTGCTCGCGCGCGGCATCGGCCAGACCTTCCTCGCCAAGGATGTCGATCTGGCCGAGGTGGCGCGTTTTCTGGATGGGGAACGCTAA
- a CDS encoding methyltransferase domain-containing protein, translating to MTYPPDIFDRHLRALRRDRAAPNFADHAFLREAMIEGLLDRLDFVTRPIRTALDLGCADGTLTRELRARGIEVTPADAGARFASAAGGVQCDEDRLPFAPASFDLVISAGVLDTVNDLPGALIQCRHVLKPDGLLLAAFLGAGSLSTLRDVVRAADAAADGAMPQRFHPQIDVPAAGDLLMRAGFVLPVADSEAMDVRYGSPLRLMADLRGMAAGNQLSGQHPPALGRARLAEIARLFAERADPDGRTRERFTLMFLTGWAPGPNQPQPARRGSATASLAAALKATS from the coding sequence GTGACCTACCCTCCCGACATTTTCGACCGCCATCTGCGCGCCCTCCGCCGCGATCGTGCCGCCCCGAACTTCGCCGACCACGCCTTCCTGCGCGAGGCGATGATCGAGGGCCTGCTCGATCGGCTCGATTTCGTCACCCGTCCGATCAGGACTGCGCTGGATCTCGGCTGCGCGGACGGCACGCTCACCCGCGAACTGCGCGCGCGCGGCATCGAAGTGACCCCCGCCGATGCGGGCGCGCGCTTCGCCTCGGCGGCGGGCGGCGTGCAATGCGACGAGGATCGCCTGCCCTTCGCCCCCGCCAGCTTCGATCTCGTCATTTCGGCGGGCGTGCTGGACACGGTCAACGATCTGCCCGGCGCGCTCATCCAGTGCCGCCATGTGCTGAAGCCCGACGGGCTGCTGCTCGCCGCCTTCCTCGGCGCCGGCAGCCTGTCCACCCTGCGCGATGTCGTGCGCGCCGCCGATGCCGCGGCGGACGGCGCGATGCCCCAGCGCTTCCATCCCCAGATCGACGTGCCCGCCGCCGGAGACCTGCTGATGCGCGCGGGCTTCGTGTTGCCCGTGGCGGACAGCGAGGCGATGGACGTACGCTACGGCTCGCCTTTGCGCCTGATGGCCGATCTGCGCGGCATGGCAGCGGGCAACCAGCTGTCGGGCCAGCATCCGCCCGCGCTCGGCCGCGCGCGCCTGGCCGAGATCGCCCGCCTGTTCGCCGAACGCGCCGATCCCGACGGCCGCACGCGCGAGCGCTTCACGCTGATGTTCCTCACCGGCTGGGCTCCCGGCCCCAATCAGCCGCAGCCCGCCAGGCGCGGATCGGCCACAGCCAGCCTCGCCGCTGCGCTCAAGGCCACGTCCTAG
- a CDS encoding DUF1178 family protein: MIVFDLRCDGGHVFEAWFGSTGDYEGQRDRGLVSCPMCGSGEVDKAVMAPNVGPKGNQLPAPVRAPAAPVSVQGGGPAPAEIKAMLTALAEAQAKALEGSEHVGKSFAREARAIHEGDAPERIIHGEATPDEARALVEDGVPVAPLPFPVVPPGRLQ, translated from the coding sequence ATGATCGTGTTCGATCTGCGCTGCGACGGCGGCCATGTGTTCGAGGCGTGGTTCGGCTCGACCGGCGATTATGAGGGGCAGCGGGATCGCGGCCTCGTCTCCTGCCCGATGTGCGGATCGGGCGAGGTGGACAAGGCGGTGATGGCGCCCAACGTGGGGCCGAAGGGCAATCAGCTGCCGGCGCCCGTGCGCGCGCCGGCCGCGCCCGTGTCGGTGCAGGGTGGCGGCCCGGCCCCGGCCGAGATCAAGGCGATGCTCACCGCGCTGGCGGAGGCCCAGGCCAAGGCGCTGGAAGGCAGCGAGCATGTCGGCAAGAGCTTCGCCAGGGAAGCGCGCGCGATCCACGAGGGCGACGCGCCCGAGCGCATCATCCACGGCGAAGCCACGCCGGATGAGGCGAGGGCGCTGGTGGAGGATGGCGTGCCGGTGGCGCCTCTGCCGTTCCCGGTCGTGCCGCCGGGGCGGCTGCAATAG
- a CDS encoding ComF family protein, whose translation MSVQLQHVSRALLRRVVDYALPPRCPGCGVIVADDHAFCLPCWQALDFLGGPACAVCAEPLELALHADSRCGACLADPPPFDRLRAGVAYGPIARALALKLKHGGRAGIARTMARLMARAVGPQEAGVLIVPVPLHRRRLWWRGYNQSALIARALAMQVGGTVAIDALRRTKRTPLLRGLGPVARRRAVSGAFAVDPSAKARVKGARILLVDDVYTTGATVVGCAKALKRAGAAEVSIACWARVVKGRDETEA comes from the coding sequence ATGTCGGTTCAGCTTCAACACGTGTCCCGTGCCCTGCTCCGCCGCGTGGTGGACTACGCCCTCCCGCCGCGCTGTCCCGGCTGCGGGGTGATCGTGGCGGACGATCATGCTTTCTGCCTCCCCTGCTGGCAGGCGCTGGATTTCCTCGGTGGGCCGGCCTGCGCGGTCTGCGCCGAGCCGCTGGAGCTGGCGTTGCATGCCGATTCGCGCTGCGGGGCGTGCCTCGCCGATCCGCCGCCGTTCGATCGGCTGCGCGCGGGCGTCGCCTATGGGCCGATCGCGCGCGCCCTGGCGCTGAAGCTCAAGCATGGCGGCCGGGCGGGAATCGCGCGGACGATGGCGCGGCTGATGGCGCGCGCGGTGGGACCGCAGGAGGCGGGCGTGCTGATCGTGCCGGTGCCGCTCCACCGGCGGCGGCTGTGGTGGCGGGGCTATAACCAGTCGGCGCTGATCGCCCGCGCTCTGGCCATGCAGGTGGGCGGCACGGTCGCGATCGATGCGCTGCGGAGGACGAAGCGCACGCCCCTGCTGCGCGGGCTGGGGCCGGTGGCGCGCAGGCGGGCCGTGTCGGGTGCGTTCGCGGTGGATCCCTCGGCCAAGGCGCGCGTGAAGGGCGCGCGCATCCTGCTGGTGGACGATGTCTATACGACCGGGGCGACCGTCGTGGGGTGCGCGAAGGCGCTGAAGCGCGCGGGAGCGGCGGAGGTCTCGATCGCCTGCTGGGCGCGGGTGGTGAAGGGCCGGGATGAGACGGAAGCGTGA
- a CDS encoding acetyl-CoA carboxylase carboxyltransferase subunit alpha, translating to MVAFLDFEKPVAELRARIDELRETADANSTLKIDAEVAKLQQQSDKALRDLYAKLTPWQKTQVARHQERPHFKDYVAGIASDFMVLAGDRAFSDDQAIIGGLARIGGRRVMLIGHEKGDDTASRIRHNFGMAKPEGYRKAIRLMQLAERFGLPVVTLVDTAGAFPGVQAEERGQAEAIARSTEMCLELKVPIVAVIVGEGGSGGAVALAGANRVLMFEHAIYSVISPEGASSILWRTADRAADAAEAMKITAQDLEKLGVVDRIVPEPVGGAHRDRPAAIAALGAAIGEELATLEAMSPAELLRARRDKFLAIG from the coding sequence ATGGTCGCCTTCCTCGATTTCGAGAAACCGGTCGCCGAGCTGCGCGCACGTATCGACGAGCTGCGCGAGACGGCGGACGCCAACTCCACCCTGAAGATCGACGCCGAAGTCGCGAAACTGCAGCAGCAGTCCGACAAGGCGCTGCGCGATCTCTATGCCAAGCTCACGCCCTGGCAGAAGACGCAGGTGGCCCGCCATCAGGAGCGGCCCCACTTCAAGGATTATGTCGCCGGAATCGCGAGCGATTTCATGGTGCTGGCGGGCGACCGCGCTTTCTCCGACGATCAGGCGATCATCGGCGGGCTCGCGCGCATCGGCGGGCGCCGGGTGATGCTGATCGGCCATGAGAAGGGCGATGATACGGCCAGCCGCATCCGCCACAATTTCGGCATGGCCAAGCCCGAAGGCTATCGCAAGGCGATCCGCCTGATGCAGCTGGCCGAGCGATTCGGCCTGCCGGTGGTGACGCTCGTGGATACGGCGGGCGCCTTCCCCGGCGTGCAGGCGGAGGAGCGCGGCCAGGCCGAGGCGATCGCGCGCTCGACCGAAATGTGCCTGGAACTGAAGGTGCCGATCGTCGCGGTGATCGTGGGCGAGGGCGGCTCGGGCGGTGCCGTGGCGCTGGCGGGCGCGAATCGCGTGCTGATGTTCGAGCATGCCATCTATTCGGTGATCTCGCCCGAGGGCGCGTCCTCGATCCTGTGGCGCACCGCCGATCGCGCGGCGGACGCGGCCGAGGCGATGAAGATCACCGCGCAGGATCTGGAGAAGCTGGGCGTGGTCGACCGGATCGTGCCCGAGCCCGTGGGCGGCGCGCATCGCGACCGGCCCGCCGCCATCGCCGCGCTGGGCGCCGCGATCGGCGAGGAACTCGCGACGCTGGAGGCGATGTCCCCGGCCGAGCTGCTGCGCGCGCGGCGGGACAAGTTCCTGGCGATAGGCTGA
- a CDS encoding SDR family NAD(P)-dependent oxidoreductase, producing MSGAIYPSLRDKRVLVTGGGSGIGAGLVEAFVRQGARVAFYDRVDEPSEALVEALAPDAAHPVLYEHCDLTDLDALAAAIGRTEAALGGIDILINNAGNDDRHTIEQVTPAYWDERMAVNLRHMFFAAQAVIPAMKRAGGGVILNFGSISWHLALNELILYQTAKAAIEGLTRSLARDLGRDNIRVNTIVPGNVQTPRQEKWYTPEGEAEIVKAQCLNGRIQPADVAALVLFLSSDDARMCTSHEHFVDAGWR from the coding sequence ATGAGCGGCGCGATCTATCCCAGCCTGCGCGACAAGCGCGTGCTGGTCACCGGCGGCGGCAGCGGCATCGGCGCCGGGCTGGTCGAGGCGTTCGTGCGGCAGGGCGCGCGCGTGGCCTTCTACGATCGGGTGGACGAGCCCTCGGAAGCTTTGGTCGAGGCGCTCGCGCCCGATGCGGCGCACCCGGTGCTGTACGAGCATTGCGACCTGACCGATCTCGACGCGCTGGCCGCCGCAATTGGCCGGACGGAGGCGGCGCTGGGCGGGATCGACATCCTGATCAACAACGCCGGTAACGACGATCGCCACACGATCGAGCAGGTGACGCCCGCTTACTGGGACGAGCGGATGGCGGTGAACCTGCGCCACATGTTCTTCGCGGCCCAGGCGGTGATCCCGGCGATGAAGCGCGCGGGCGGCGGCGTGATCCTGAACTTCGGATCGATCAGCTGGCACCTCGCGCTGAACGAACTGATCCTCTACCAGACCGCCAAGGCCGCGATCGAAGGGCTCACGCGCAGCCTCGCGCGCGACCTTGGCCGCGACAATATCCGCGTCAACACGATCGTGCCGGGCAACGTCCAGACGCCGCGACAGGAAAAATGGTACACGCCCGAGGGTGAGGCCGAGATCGTGAAGGCGCAATGTCTGAACGGGCGGATCCAGCCGGCGGACGTGGCGGCGCTCGTGCTGTTCCTCTCCTCGGACGATGCGCGCATGTGTACCTCCCACGAACATTTCGTGGATGCGGGCTGGCGCTGA
- a CDS encoding PEPxxWA-CTERM sorting domain-containing protein encodes MKIAILAAATALALTSTAADAAVDIYVSQTSGGVLMQVIGTLDLTGLVSTGVQRTSGNTVRGRDNAFLFVGQAGQTIEGYTGFTGPSIFGSQLNTSTSGGTGTAFGFNTGFTPMQIFLPLGFVSGGAVNSAATYTFLTIASMELIVGNYTYTSAADSISLHIGQAAPSAVPEPASWAMMVAGFGLLGAAMRRRTTVRFAKG; translated from the coding sequence GTGAAAATTGCTATTCTCGCTGCTGCCACCGCGCTGGCGCTCACCAGCACGGCCGCCGATGCTGCCGTCGATATCTATGTCAGCCAGACGAGTGGCGGCGTACTCATGCAGGTGATCGGCACGCTCGACCTGACGGGCCTTGTTTCTACCGGCGTACAGCGGACGAGCGGCAATACGGTGCGCGGGCGGGATAATGCCTTCCTGTTCGTGGGGCAGGCCGGGCAGACCATTGAGGGCTACACCGGCTTTACCGGGCCGAGCATATTCGGCAGCCAGCTCAACACGTCCACGTCAGGTGGCACGGGCACGGCGTTCGGTTTCAACACCGGCTTCACCCCGATGCAGATCTTCCTGCCGCTCGGTTTCGTGAGCGGCGGTGCGGTCAATTCGGCCGCCACCTACACGTTCCTCACGATCGCCAGCATGGAACTGATCGTCGGCAATTACACCTACACGTCGGCGGCCGATTCGATCTCGCTGCATATCGGCCAGGCGGCGCCGTCCGCAGTCCCCGAGCCGGCCAGCTGGGCGATGATGGTGGCGGGCTTCGGCCTGCTCGGCGCCGCGATGCGCCGGCGAACCACGGTCCGCTTCGCCAAGGGTTGA